One genomic region from Chthonomonas calidirosea T49 encodes:
- a CDS encoding SLBB domain-containing protein: protein MAGRSSGSLSSVWVRIPGLVGFGLGLLGVSLGPNQPVYAQGSGDQNPPSTSGTTVTPTPQKQEEDLKALQKQQQTPVAPPANPLVQPTDSSGKGLNGTPNKAVEQTLEQSLKDFGDYSPNPPDARTVKRPEDLPLFGYDFFEPAREYILARRAFLMQYYPYLKMTIGGAATSYATAPTASALPTSNLNTTGATTVNPTPPASTNAPTSPQPSQPTVPPATGATSAPQSLLEPLGAMALGAGATRQTIAPSENPENATSASGVGNPYPYAAPYSYPYAPYTNMPPMMGFPYGTPSYSSYGGQPNGVYGIPPTQQSGENAINAYNGVADPLEQMVFNIISSPPLNYQLFGGDVVVVRYSNPAMEPRVLTLQVSPQGELDLGKDGRVNVAGMTLAQAEQALRAHLSRYYRNVDVSISLSRLRTISVTVMGHVFAPGTYIVPAVATAFNVLYAAGGPTKDGSFRDIEVRRGNKVLPLDLYQLMADLPSKGGTSRFDIPLQPGDVIFVPGTDERVYAMGEVRSPACYELKQGETLADLLRLAGGVRAAGVSHAVQVITVQPGKARVIHTVDLADSAAVAHFRLYDGDIVNVLQLRPTLENLVRIDGAVAQPSAYALTPGMRVADLVQMAGGPLSEAYLQRAALYRWSPSGVPTYIPINLAAALEGDPTANIPLQRWDKLEVYTVQQAAFMGERKVTVRGDVQRPGVYQYSEGMHLSDLLLKAGGPLPDAALVVDERQNGDGSKRYYYATIDELQAGDSQKNILVHDNDVVAVYTEAQAQYMPAHKVVILGLVNAPGQYDRGEDMHLSDLLRLAGGLLPNASNQIVIAHARQFVSGNESPTQTVMVTRGPHGECVPDQDPLLRDGDVVTVPGVGHYQEKPMVAYIQGQVEHPGPYIITKTTRLSDLVRMAGGLTKEAFPEGAQFNRNPDEMASPEQKQLARVISDLSDLYNQSDYKRQLALSDLERIKAAGNAATSSVPLTSNGQAAGSSAAATLALELSKRDLVSPPRVLGPTDLQPNGNIAINLPDALKHPGGPNDLLLADGDQLTIPTIPTTVQVIGAVVQPRGVIYRKGEGIFYYVNQAGGYAPDAAIDHIVVIHAGGGLTPGYKVRSLEPGDLIFVPTKVLAAKLSGGGNNIEDFFRSLTTSAIIFRIATGLVGL from the coding sequence ATGGCAGGTCGTTCTTCCGGTTCGCTAAGCTCTGTATGGGTTCGCATTCCTGGGTTAGTCGGTTTTGGTTTAGGGCTTTTGGGGGTATCTCTAGGCCCTAACCAACCCGTCTATGCGCAGGGAAGCGGCGATCAGAATCCACCTTCGACTTCTGGCACTACGGTTACTCCAACGCCCCAAAAGCAGGAGGAGGATCTAAAGGCCCTTCAGAAGCAGCAGCAGACACCTGTAGCACCACCCGCCAATCCGCTAGTGCAACCGACGGATAGTAGCGGCAAAGGTCTCAACGGTACCCCAAACAAGGCGGTGGAGCAGACCTTGGAACAGAGCCTAAAGGATTTCGGAGATTATAGCCCGAATCCGCCAGATGCCCGCACCGTTAAACGACCTGAAGACCTCCCTCTTTTCGGATACGACTTTTTCGAGCCTGCACGTGAATACATTCTTGCGCGTCGTGCCTTTTTGATGCAGTACTATCCTTATCTCAAAATGACTATTGGAGGTGCTGCAACATCCTACGCCACAGCCCCGACTGCCTCAGCCCTGCCTACGAGCAATCTGAATACAACTGGCGCTACGACAGTCAATCCAACTCCACCGGCTTCCACCAATGCGCCTACTTCGCCTCAGCCCTCTCAACCCACGGTACCGCCTGCTACCGGGGCAACCTCAGCTCCGCAATCTCTGTTAGAGCCGCTCGGTGCCATGGCATTGGGGGCAGGTGCAACGAGGCAAACAATTGCTCCCTCCGAGAACCCTGAGAATGCAACGTCCGCTTCAGGGGTCGGAAACCCCTATCCGTATGCTGCTCCCTATAGTTATCCTTATGCGCCCTACACCAATATGCCTCCTATGATGGGTTTCCCCTACGGGACACCTTCTTACTCATCGTACGGTGGGCAGCCTAACGGCGTCTATGGAATCCCCCCAACACAACAGTCAGGCGAAAATGCGATTAACGCCTATAACGGGGTGGCCGATCCCCTCGAACAGATGGTGTTCAACATTATTTCATCTCCGCCTTTGAACTATCAGCTGTTTGGGGGCGATGTGGTGGTTGTTCGCTACTCTAATCCGGCTATGGAACCTCGCGTGCTTACCTTGCAAGTGAGTCCTCAAGGGGAGTTGGATTTAGGCAAAGATGGTCGAGTGAACGTAGCTGGGATGACACTGGCTCAGGCCGAGCAGGCGTTGCGTGCTCATCTAAGCCGCTACTATCGTAATGTGGATGTCTCCATCAGCCTCTCACGATTGCGCACCATCTCGGTGACCGTGATGGGACATGTGTTTGCACCGGGCACCTACATCGTTCCTGCGGTGGCCACCGCATTCAATGTGCTCTATGCCGCTGGAGGGCCTACAAAGGACGGCTCATTCCGCGATATCGAGGTGCGTCGAGGCAATAAAGTTTTACCACTCGACCTCTATCAACTTATGGCCGATCTGCCATCTAAAGGAGGAACCTCTCGCTTTGATATTCCCCTTCAACCAGGAGATGTCATCTTTGTGCCCGGAACCGATGAGCGGGTCTATGCGATGGGTGAGGTGCGCTCTCCGGCCTGTTATGAGTTGAAGCAGGGGGAGACGTTGGCCGATCTCCTCCGCCTTGCTGGCGGCGTTCGTGCGGCCGGTGTCAGCCATGCGGTGCAGGTGATTACGGTACAGCCGGGCAAGGCGAGGGTGATTCACACGGTAGACCTCGCAGATAGTGCCGCCGTCGCGCATTTCCGCCTCTACGACGGAGATATCGTGAATGTTTTGCAGTTGCGGCCTACCCTTGAGAACTTAGTACGGATTGACGGGGCAGTCGCTCAGCCAAGCGCCTATGCGCTCACCCCAGGAATGCGCGTGGCCGATCTCGTCCAGATGGCCGGTGGTCCGTTAAGTGAAGCCTATCTCCAGCGCGCTGCTCTCTACCGTTGGAGTCCAAGCGGCGTTCCAACCTACATTCCCATTAATTTGGCTGCGGCCTTAGAAGGAGACCCAACGGCCAATATCCCCTTGCAGCGGTGGGACAAGCTGGAGGTGTATACCGTCCAACAAGCCGCCTTTATGGGGGAGCGCAAGGTAACCGTTCGCGGGGATGTACAACGCCCAGGAGTGTATCAGTATAGTGAGGGAATGCATCTCAGCGATCTCTTGCTAAAGGCCGGTGGGCCCCTTCCCGATGCCGCTTTGGTGGTGGATGAGCGCCAAAACGGCGATGGAAGTAAGCGCTACTACTACGCCACCATTGATGAACTGCAGGCAGGAGATAGCCAAAAGAATATCCTTGTGCACGATAACGACGTTGTCGCTGTCTATACCGAGGCGCAAGCGCAGTATATGCCGGCTCATAAGGTGGTGATCCTGGGATTAGTGAACGCTCCTGGTCAGTACGATAGAGGCGAGGATATGCATCTTAGCGATCTATTGCGACTCGCTGGAGGGCTGCTACCAAACGCCAGCAATCAGATCGTAATTGCCCATGCACGCCAGTTCGTAAGCGGCAACGAGAGTCCTACCCAAACCGTGATGGTCACACGTGGCCCTCATGGAGAGTGCGTGCCCGACCAAGACCCCCTGTTACGCGATGGGGATGTGGTAACCGTTCCAGGAGTCGGCCATTACCAAGAAAAGCCGATGGTAGCCTATATTCAAGGACAAGTGGAGCATCCAGGCCCCTACATTATCACCAAGACAACCCGTCTTAGCGATCTTGTTCGTATGGCAGGGGGACTAACAAAGGAAGCCTTTCCAGAGGGCGCACAGTTCAACAGGAATCCGGATGAGATGGCCTCGCCGGAGCAGAAGCAGCTGGCTCGTGTCATTAGTGATCTGTCTGATCTCTATAACCAAAGTGACTACAAACGACAGCTAGCGCTTTCCGACTTGGAGCGCATTAAGGCGGCGGGCAATGCGGCTACAAGCAGTGTGCCACTTACCTCAAATGGTCAAGCGGCAGGCAGCTCTGCCGCAGCCACGTTAGCCTTAGAGCTTTCTAAGCGCGATTTGGTCTCGCCTCCGCGCGTGCTTGGCCCAACCGACTTACAGCCCAACGGCAACATCGCGATTAACCTCCCGGATGCCTTGAAACACCCAGGAGGACCGAACGATCTGCTGTTAGCCGATGGGGATCAGTTGACTATTCCGACGATTCCCACGACGGTACAGGTTATCGGGGCGGTTGTCCAGCCCCGAGGGGTCATCTACCGTAAGGGCGAGGGGATTTTCTACTATGTCAATCAGGCAGGTGGCTATGCTCCGGATGCCGCTATAGACCATATTGTGGTGATTCATGCCGGAGGTGGCCTCACTCCCGGCTATAAGGTGCGCTCTCTCGAACCAGGCGATCTGATCTTTGTCCCTACGAAGGTGCTTGCTGCCAAACTTTCGGGAGGAGGAAACAACATCGAGGACTTCTTCCGCTCCCTTACGACCAGCGCCATTATTTTCCGGATTGCCACAGGGCTAGTAGGGCTGTAG
- a CDS encoding dihydrolipoamide acetyltransferase family protein, whose protein sequence is MAEVRMPKMGDGMEEGTIIAWLKKEGETVAKGEAIAEIETDKARVPLESYEEGVLTKILVQPGETVPIGTVVAIVGEPTAQKIDSPRSNGTATSSSTEESKNLLSSAQAPANASTPFSQSAVTTGAKPEERVRASGLARSIAKQYGIDLHQIKGTGPHGRIVERDVRAFLQSQTTPTTSAPAPVVERAPEPSPTMVPGQEVQPSRMRRAIAERTRKSKQNIPHFYVTMVIEMDRARALLQELNADASEGNKITVNDLIIKACAIALSRVPEVNASWTDNNTIVRHEAIHIGIAVGIEEGLIVPVVRDCQAKTLRQISAEAKQLIAKARSGQLKPEEYSGSTFSISNLGMMGVDEFTAIINPPDAAILAVGGIFREPVVVGDTDEIAIRARMKVTLSADHRILDGVVAARFLQELKRVLEAPLSLLS, encoded by the coding sequence ATGGCAGAAGTTCGCATGCCTAAAATGGGCGATGGCATGGAAGAGGGGACAATTATCGCCTGGCTGAAGAAAGAGGGCGAAACGGTTGCCAAAGGTGAGGCGATCGCCGAGATCGAAACGGATAAAGCAAGAGTCCCTCTCGAGTCGTATGAGGAGGGGGTTTTGACGAAGATCCTCGTGCAGCCCGGTGAGACCGTCCCTATTGGAACGGTCGTTGCTATTGTTGGTGAGCCGACCGCACAGAAGATCGATTCGCCGCGTTCGAACGGTACAGCGACCTCCTCTTCCACCGAGGAATCCAAAAATCTGCTTTCATCTGCCCAGGCACCCGCTAACGCCTCTACCCCATTCTCTCAATCGGCGGTAACGACAGGCGCTAAGCCGGAGGAGCGCGTGCGTGCCTCAGGCCTGGCGCGCTCCATCGCGAAGCAGTACGGGATAGACTTACATCAGATAAAAGGTACGGGACCACACGGGCGCATCGTTGAGCGCGACGTGCGCGCCTTTCTGCAAAGCCAAACAACGCCAACGACTTCGGCGCCTGCTCCCGTTGTGGAGCGAGCCCCAGAACCCTCACCCACGATGGTTCCTGGGCAAGAGGTGCAGCCCTCGCGCATGCGCCGGGCTATTGCCGAGCGCACCCGCAAGAGCAAGCAGAATATCCCCCATTTCTATGTTACTATGGTCATCGAGATGGATCGGGCGCGTGCGCTGCTGCAAGAGCTTAACGCCGATGCAAGCGAGGGAAATAAGATCACAGTGAATGATCTCATCATCAAGGCCTGCGCTATTGCCCTCTCTCGTGTGCCCGAGGTCAACGCTTCATGGACGGATAATAACACCATTGTGCGACACGAGGCCATCCACATCGGGATCGCCGTGGGCATCGAGGAGGGGCTGATCGTGCCGGTGGTGCGCGATTGTCAAGCCAAAACGTTAAGGCAGATATCTGCTGAAGCCAAGCAGCTGATCGCCAAAGCCCGCAGTGGCCAGCTGAAGCCAGAGGAGTATAGTGGCAGCACTTTCAGTATCTCCAACCTTGGTATGATGGGTGTGGATGAATTTACGGCCATCATTAACCCGCCAGACGCCGCGATATTGGCGGTAGGTGGTATTTTCCGTGAGCCGGTTGTCGTGGGCGATACCGATGAGATCGCCATACGTGCTCGCATGAAGGTAACCCTCTCCGCCGACCACCGGATACTCGATGGGGTGGTGGCCGCCCGATTTTTGCAGGAGCTTAAGCGAGTTTTAGAGGCGCCGCTGTCGTTGCTCTCCTAA
- a CDS encoding fibronectin type III domain-containing protein: MPSPRGKRKRKWLLLIAALILYGEIQTLYSVSSTVAQNPSLNPPVLPPVLFADRGDRKAYLCWDPCPEAAFGKLRGYRVFIRRGNSWALIATVSPDRTEWTVTGLENGKTYTFTVAGLLRNGAETERSRSVDVKPTPLSSPTLQTGAVSLSFGPYHEAVSHGVVVRWADGQSIVFDEDIARWRDWQAADGQHLLYPTPYGNGIDMVKMDVHGFPTIPQKTKDHPWLGDAYTVDYTSPARDLGDRTFRGLVSSHIDGERVTFESWLPVEDTGWARWTAIRVWQTFWPIRKKIGETLYIGLARKIEVFVPSYFKWGYQICLNDGFGPEGERKNVSLYYAHFHSAGIVDFSPSWDITQPMLAGTPRRGGGYHADLGCLQAIPMGFLDWGSGNLIFVARQLYHCAHIQFASYPEEGHNGVWPNLAFDCGEAGRRFVVDTVYYLYSSPKISRDFPPVPQRYTDAQLHFLWRNARTFGFKPAFLTASVYTGTLDGQRLAKVGLLPFAKQLAKVWHRNSIDAFAFWHDFWLSQPYSVSSKYLHDPNYGANKEIAMMCRQLKEEGIQPVFWMRGELLTMSLPLALSDRFWGGDPRAEEYQQFPCGAPYLEQFGAKRVREHAEEWIRRDKNGEWPKDTPYGWVPMSMASGWFDDQLYPALRMGRLLGFDGILVDGGFGGLEGVDYTPLLEGQTKEAIPCQPYWWRFYRTAAWLGYRLWGECTTAWLGGFVAGAGIQHDMPDLWWLSVGNSYDRPSFVDEPTLEHRAFELAEMSPGGMLDGLGGNFLAALSEHRLSEWKDLPASFRQELATAIEFLKKYGPPKRIIFVNLRPSGTKTCTPPSNWFTGSHDASFTYQAWQWDGVVWVTQDGRHVPYPSTP; the protein is encoded by the coding sequence ATGCCATCTCCTCGAGGTAAAAGGAAAAGGAAGTGGTTGCTGCTCATTGCTGCTTTGATTCTCTATGGAGAGATTCAAACCTTGTACAGTGTGTCCTCCACAGTGGCTCAAAATCCCTCCCTAAACCCGCCGGTGTTGCCTCCTGTCCTCTTTGCAGATCGAGGTGATCGAAAAGCTTATCTTTGCTGGGATCCATGTCCAGAGGCTGCTTTTGGCAAATTAAGGGGGTATCGAGTTTTCATACGAAGGGGCAATAGTTGGGCACTGATTGCCACCGTTAGCCCAGATCGGACAGAGTGGACGGTAACCGGTTTAGAAAATGGAAAAACCTACACTTTTACTGTAGCCGGCCTATTACGAAATGGAGCCGAAACGGAGCGTTCTCGCTCTGTGGATGTAAAGCCTACCCCTCTTAGTTCCCCTACGCTACAAACCGGAGCGGTCTCATTATCGTTCGGCCCTTACCATGAGGCGGTCTCGCATGGGGTTGTTGTTCGCTGGGCTGACGGACAGAGCATTGTTTTTGACGAAGACATCGCCCGTTGGCGCGATTGGCAGGCTGCTGATGGACAGCATCTGCTCTATCCCACTCCCTACGGCAACGGGATTGATATGGTAAAAATGGATGTTCATGGCTTTCCCACCATACCACAAAAAACTAAAGACCATCCATGGCTTGGTGATGCATATACGGTAGACTACACCTCGCCTGCCCGCGATCTTGGCGATCGTACATTTCGAGGATTAGTTAGCTCCCATATAGATGGGGAAAGGGTGACCTTTGAGAGCTGGTTGCCCGTAGAGGATACAGGTTGGGCGCGTTGGACCGCTATTCGCGTTTGGCAAACCTTTTGGCCTATACGGAAGAAAATAGGGGAGACCCTTTACATTGGGCTAGCACGTAAAATAGAGGTGTTCGTACCCTCCTATTTTAAATGGGGATATCAGATCTGCTTAAATGACGGCTTCGGTCCAGAGGGGGAGCGCAAGAATGTAAGCCTTTACTATGCCCATTTTCATTCAGCAGGAATCGTGGACTTTTCACCTTCTTGGGATATTACCCAACCAATGTTAGCTGGGACACCTCGTCGTGGTGGTGGCTACCATGCAGACCTAGGCTGTCTACAGGCTATACCCATGGGCTTTCTTGATTGGGGTAGTGGGAATCTGATCTTTGTAGCACGGCAACTCTATCACTGCGCCCACATCCAATTTGCAAGTTACCCGGAAGAGGGGCATAACGGGGTTTGGCCAAACCTTGCCTTCGATTGCGGTGAGGCTGGACGCCGGTTTGTGGTAGATACAGTCTACTATCTTTATAGCAGTCCCAAAATAAGTAGGGACTTTCCGCCAGTACCGCAACGTTATACCGATGCACAGCTCCATTTTCTATGGCGTAACGCTAGGACATTTGGCTTTAAGCCTGCCTTCTTAACGGCCTCTGTGTACACAGGCACGTTGGATGGCCAGCGCTTAGCGAAAGTAGGTCTGCTGCCTTTCGCTAAGCAGTTGGCCAAAGTATGGCATCGTAACTCAATAGACGCTTTTGCGTTCTGGCATGACTTTTGGCTTAGTCAACCGTACTCCGTTTCTTCCAAATATTTGCACGATCCCAACTACGGAGCGAATAAAGAGATAGCCATGATGTGTAGACAACTCAAAGAAGAAGGTATTCAACCCGTTTTTTGGATGAGGGGGGAGCTATTGACAATGAGCTTGCCTTTAGCGCTTTCCGATCGCTTCTGGGGAGGGGATCCGCGCGCAGAGGAGTATCAACAATTTCCTTGTGGCGCACCCTATTTGGAACAGTTTGGTGCCAAACGCGTTCGTGAACACGCTGAGGAGTGGATACGACGCGATAAGAACGGTGAATGGCCTAAAGATACCCCTTACGGATGGGTGCCAATGAGCATGGCAAGCGGATGGTTCGATGACCAGCTCTATCCTGCGCTTCGCATGGGCCGGCTGTTAGGATTTGATGGGATTTTGGTGGATGGAGGATTCGGAGGATTGGAAGGAGTGGACTATACGCCCCTTTTGGAGGGTCAAACTAAAGAGGCTATTCCTTGTCAGCCTTATTGGTGGCGTTTCTATCGCACGGCAGCTTGGCTTGGTTATCGTCTTTGGGGGGAATGTACGACGGCTTGGCTAGGAGGGTTTGTGGCTGGAGCTGGTATTCAGCACGACATGCCTGATCTCTGGTGGCTTTCCGTGGGCAATAGCTACGACCGTCCTAGCTTTGTAGACGAACCGACCCTAGAACATCGTGCCTTTGAACTGGCAGAAATGAGCCCCGGAGGAATGCTAGATGGGTTAGGAGGGAACTTTCTAGCAGCGCTTAGTGAGCATCGGCTCTCCGAATGGAAAGACCTTCCGGCCTCGTTCCGCCAGGAATTAGCCACCGCCATAGAGTTCCTTAAGAAGTATGGCCCGCCGAAACGAATCATTTTTGTCAACCTCCGCCCTAGTGGAACCAAAACGTGTACGCCACCATCAAACTGGTTTACCGGTTCTCATGATGCCTCCTTTACCTACCAGGCTTGGCAATGGGACGGTGTCGTATGGGTTACTCAAGATGGTCGCCATGTTCCCTATCCTAGCACCCCGTAG
- a CDS encoding acetoin utilization protein AcuC has product MKPARFFFSEKLLEYDMGPGHPLKPIRLEMTYALLESYGLFQEALEKVEPELANDEEVCLSHSAEYLDVLRRLERGESVSDVYRYGLNTPDNPLFPRIYTASMRYTGASIGAAQAVIDAKLHEDQPVAFNLSGGLHHAHYSRASGFCVLNDCAVGIRRLLRGFSRVAYVDIDVHHGDGVQESFYRDPNVLTISIHESGKTLFPGTGFPEEIGEGAGLGTSVNIPLAPNTPDEVWLWAWREVAIPILEAYHPEAIFLQMGTDAHAYDPLAHVCLSAQGWLEAVKDVKAFGKPIVAVGGGGYNLTTVPRMWTLAVATLVGKEIADATPQSYAYHKSIPQLTDPIAPAVSDAERQAAWAFAKRTVQQVKNLLFPYYGLGKSSVN; this is encoded by the coding sequence ATGAAACCGGCGCGCTTCTTCTTCTCTGAGAAGCTTCTTGAATACGATATGGGGCCGGGGCACCCTCTCAAGCCGATTCGGCTAGAAATGACCTATGCTCTTCTGGAGAGTTACGGGCTTTTTCAGGAGGCCTTGGAAAAGGTTGAGCCAGAACTTGCAAACGACGAAGAGGTTTGCCTCTCTCATAGTGCAGAGTATCTTGATGTGCTACGGCGTCTTGAGAGGGGTGAGTCGGTGTCAGATGTGTACCGGTATGGGCTAAATACACCTGACAACCCCCTGTTTCCTCGCATCTATACCGCTTCCATGCGCTATACAGGGGCCTCCATAGGTGCAGCACAGGCCGTGATCGATGCGAAATTACACGAGGATCAACCAGTGGCTTTCAACTTGTCGGGAGGCCTGCATCATGCTCACTACAGTCGTGCTTCCGGTTTTTGTGTGTTAAACGACTGTGCAGTAGGAATACGGCGCCTACTTCGCGGGTTTTCGCGTGTGGCGTATGTAGATATTGATGTGCATCATGGGGATGGGGTTCAGGAATCGTTTTATCGTGATCCAAATGTTTTAACCATATCTATCCATGAGAGTGGAAAAACGCTCTTCCCCGGCACTGGCTTCCCTGAGGAGATAGGCGAAGGGGCCGGATTGGGAACAAGCGTTAATATCCCACTGGCACCCAACACGCCCGATGAGGTATGGCTTTGGGCATGGCGTGAGGTAGCAATACCTATTCTAGAAGCTTACCATCCTGAAGCCATCTTTCTGCAGATGGGGACCGATGCCCACGCCTACGATCCGCTTGCCCATGTCTGTTTGAGCGCGCAGGGGTGGTTGGAGGCCGTTAAGGACGTGAAAGCCTTCGGCAAACCTATTGTCGCCGTAGGTGGAGGCGGCTATAATTTAACCACCGTTCCGCGCATGTGGACGTTGGCGGTGGCCACCCTGGTCGGCAAGGAGATAGCGGACGCAACCCCACAAAGTTATGCCTATCACAAAAGCATACCGCAACTTACCGACCCCATCGCGCCGGCGGTTTCCGATGCAGAACGACAGGCCGCATGGGCATTTGCGAAAAGAACCGTTCAACAGGTCAAAAACCTTCTCTTTCCTTACTATGGGCTAGGCAAATCTAGTGTCAATTAA
- a CDS encoding pyruvate dehydrogenase complex E1 component subunit beta translates to MARMRYNQALRLALAEEMERDPNVFICGEDVGQYQGTYRVTEGLFQQFGPRRVLDTPISEIGIAGLATGAAMVGLRPVAEFMTWSFALEAMDQLVNHAAKICYMSSGRIHCPVVFRGPAGVGTQLSAQHSQSLEAWYAHTPGFKVVVPSTPADAKGLLKAAIRDDNPVIFMEHASLYGLAGEVPEDPDFTIPLGVASIVREGSDVTLISYLRCLHLCLKAAEMLEKENISCEVIDLRTLVPLDMDTLLRSIKKTHHAVVVHDEWRNVSISAEIAARLYEQGYDELDAPIERVAGADVPMPYARNLERAAIPNENEIAAAVRRTLA, encoded by the coding sequence ATGGCACGCATGCGCTATAATCAGGCCCTGCGACTTGCCCTTGCGGAGGAGATGGAGCGCGACCCCAATGTGTTTATCTGCGGGGAGGACGTGGGGCAATACCAGGGAACCTATCGTGTAACCGAAGGGCTGTTTCAGCAGTTCGGCCCTCGCCGTGTGCTCGACACGCCTATCAGCGAAATCGGCATTGCTGGCCTTGCTACCGGAGCGGCAATGGTGGGGCTGCGGCCGGTGGCCGAGTTTATGACCTGGTCTTTCGCTTTGGAAGCGATGGATCAGCTAGTGAATCATGCGGCAAAGATCTGCTACATGTCGAGTGGTCGAATTCACTGCCCCGTCGTCTTTCGTGGGCCGGCAGGAGTGGGAACACAGCTTTCTGCTCAACATTCGCAAAGCCTTGAAGCGTGGTATGCCCATACGCCAGGCTTCAAAGTGGTAGTGCCTTCTACCCCCGCCGATGCAAAAGGCCTCTTGAAAGCCGCCATTCGGGACGATAACCCAGTGATTTTTATGGAGCACGCTAGCCTTTATGGGCTTGCTGGCGAGGTTCCGGAAGACCCCGATTTCACCATTCCTCTCGGGGTGGCTTCGATTGTGCGCGAAGGCTCTGATGTAACCCTGATCTCTTACCTGCGATGCCTCCACCTCTGTCTGAAAGCGGCGGAGATGTTAGAGAAAGAGAACATCTCTTGTGAGGTCATTGATCTCCGTACACTTGTGCCGCTGGACATGGATACCTTGCTGCGTTCCATTAAAAAGACTCATCATGCCGTGGTGGTCCACGATGAGTGGCGCAATGTATCCATTAGTGCGGAGATCGCCGCTCGGCTTTACGAGCAGGGCTACGACGAGTTGGATGCGCCTATCGAACGCGTAGCTGGGGCCGACGTGCCCATGCCTTACGCGCGCAATTTGGAACGAGCTGCCATTCCCAATGAGAACGAAATTGCAGCTGCGGTAAGGCGTACTCTCGCCTAG
- a CDS encoding peptidylprolyl isomerase, translating to MIKAKKVLFPLGIALTVVWRGAVAMPQAQPNSGASQQANSAAPSGGAPQIVGSVFGENLTWDDFIAQFRKDFPQQFENTVAQVIGPSVADQLFGDSPKTSVTLTPDEVLQQLKQNPPASLYNAVNAILQLMMVEHEASVEGVTVTPAEVDQALDQQLKQLRTQGVIPANLTDDQFLAQRHISRDQLRVSERFRLLLEGLMKKNLEKKLGHPIGPGDFVDARHILIKAPDIQPNSSAADKKADADAKAKAEQIRAQILAKKISFEDAAKKYSDDPGSKNRGGDLGVFMRGQMVAPFDAAVFSLKPGQISQPVHTQYGYHLIEVIKAGDQIPADQRQQVLDQVLNQQANEYLTQLSQKAGLKNNLQPPAPVGLPPQDGR from the coding sequence ATGATCAAAGCAAAGAAGGTACTGTTCCCTTTGGGAATAGCCTTAACAGTGGTGTGGCGAGGCGCTGTGGCGATGCCTCAGGCGCAACCGAACTCGGGGGCATCCCAACAGGCCAACAGTGCAGCCCCTAGTGGGGGAGCCCCGCAAATTGTTGGTAGCGTTTTTGGGGAGAACCTGACATGGGACGACTTTATTGCCCAGTTTCGTAAAGATTTTCCCCAACAGTTTGAGAACACCGTGGCCCAGGTGATCGGTCCGTCGGTGGCCGATCAGCTCTTTGGAGATAGTCCTAAAACGTCGGTTACCTTGACACCGGATGAGGTGCTGCAACAGCTGAAACAGAATCCGCCAGCTAGTCTCTACAATGCGGTCAACGCGATTTTGCAGCTCATGATGGTGGAGCACGAGGCCTCAGTAGAGGGGGTGACCGTTACTCCTGCTGAGGTCGATCAGGCCCTCGACCAGCAACTCAAACAGTTGCGAACTCAGGGGGTGATTCCGGCCAATCTTACAGATGATCAGTTTCTTGCTCAACGCCATATTAGTCGCGATCAACTGCGCGTATCGGAGCGTTTTCGTTTGCTACTTGAGGGATTGATGAAAAAAAACCTCGAAAAGAAGCTTGGACACCCTATAGGGCCAGGCGATTTTGTAGATGCGCGTCATATCCTTATCAAGGCACCCGATATTCAGCCGAACTCCTCAGCTGCCGACAAAAAGGCCGATGCCGACGCGAAGGCGAAGGCAGAACAGATTCGCGCGCAGATTCTGGCGAAAAAGATCAGTTTTGAGGATGCTGCCAAAAAATATAGTGACGACCCCGGCTCTAAAAACCGAGGTGGCGATTTGGGTGTCTTCATGCGCGGGCAGATGGTAGCTCCTTTTGATGCGGCTGTTTTTAGTTTAAAACCGGGCCAGATCAGTCAGCCGGTGCATACGCAGTATGGCTATCATCTCATCGAGGTGATAAAAGCCGGTGATCAGATTCCGGCCGATCAGCGCCAGCAGGTGCTTGATCAGGTTCTGAATCAACAGGCGAATGAGTATCTCACGCAACTGTCTCAAAAGGCCGGTTTGAAAAACAACTTACAGCCTCCGGCCCCTGTAGGCTTGCCGCCACAGGATGGACGTTAA